AAAAATAAACAATCATGAAAATAATAATATGGATTTGTTTTGTCATTATGCTCGGTGGTTTCGGCACGGGATTTTATATTAAAATTGTGGAAACCAATCCTGAAATAGGCGATAAAATTATTGGACTTTCTGTGCTATTTACCTCTTTTATTTTTATGCCTCTATTTCTATATCACCGTTGGAAAGGCAAAGATATCAAAGATTATGTGCTTGATAAAAAAAAGCTAGACGAAATGCGGGAGAAAGATTTGTAATTTTTATAAATCACGAAAAGACACCAAGGCACAAAGATTTTATACTCATACTGAAATGCTTAAACTTAAAATATGAATCCATTGGAGAAAATAGCTGAACAACTTTATACAGCTGAAATTCAAAACAAACCAATACAACCCATTAGAACAGCATTCCCTAACGAAAGAGATATTGATGTCGCTTATCAAATTCAGCAACTTGTTACTCAAAAAAAATTAGCCGAAGGAGCTAAATCAGTAGGTAAAAAAATTGGTTTAACTTCCTTTGCTGTGCAAAAACAACTCGGTGTTGACGAACCCGACTTTGGCGTTTTAACCGATGAAATGCAAATTAAAAATCACGCTAAACTATCTTCTGAAAACTTAATGCAACCCAAAGCCGAAGCCGAATGGGCGTTTGTTTTAAAACACAATTTAGATGTTGAAAATATAACACTAATCGATGTCAAAAATGCCATTGATTATGCTGTTGTAGCTATTGAAATTGTAGGTAGCCGTATTAAAAATTGGAACATCAAAATCACTGATACCATAGCTGATAATGCTTCGGCAAGTCATTTTGTTTTAGGTTCAAAAAAAATTGAATGGTCTAAAATTGATATGGTCAATTGTGAAATGAAAATGTTTAAAAATAGCAACATCGTTTCTGAAGGAAATGGTCAAGCTTGTATGGGCAATCCGCTCAAGGCTGTTTTATGGTTGGCTCAAACTATGCAAAAACACCATCAACCATTACAAGCAGGTGAAATTATTTTGTCGGGTGCTTTAGGTCCGATGACTGTAATTGAAAAAGGTGATAGACTTAGTGCAAGTATTGATGATTTTGATTCGGTTGAATTTCAAGTCGTTTAGTTTTTAGCACCCACAATCACTTTGACCACAAGCTTTTTTTGTTTTTTTCTTGAAGAAAAATTTTTTAATTAAAAAGCCAACGGCAGTTATAAATGTTATCCAAACGAGTATTTCTTGTATTGACATAATTTATTTTAAGATTTGATAAGCAATTAAAGACACAATATAAGCAAAACTTGTCATAAAAACAAGTTGTAAGATAGGCCATTTCCAAGTATTGGTTTCGCGTCTGACTACGGCAAGTGTGCTCATGCATTGCATTGCAAAAGCGTAAAACAGTAATAAACTAATACCGCTTGCCAAGTTAAATAGTTTACCACCAAACACAGGATTTACTTCTTTAGACATTCGTTTTTTGATGGTTTCTTCATTTTCATTACCAACACTATAGATGGTGGCGAGTGTTCCTACAAAAACTTCTCGTCTTGCAAAAGAGCTGATAACAGCTATCCCGATTTTCCAGTCATAACCCAAGGGTTGAACTACAGGTTCAATGCCTTTGCCCATATAACCAATATAGGAATGTCTTAATTTATAGGATGAAATTTTGGTATCTAATTCTTCAGGTGTTAAAACTAAATTTTCAGTTTTAACTTCGGTTTTGACGATGTTTTCTGCGTTTTTAAATTTTTCATTAGGCCCATAACTTGCTAAAACCCATAAAATAATAGAAATAGCCAAAATAATTTTTCCAGCACCAAATACAAATGATTTGGTTTTGTCAAGAACCGTAATCAATACATTTTTAGCAATAGGCATTTTGTAGTTTGGCATTTCAACTACAAAATAAGTTTTATGTGAAGTTTTCATCACTTTGTGCAAAAGCCATGCTGAAAACACTGCCATGCCAAATCCTATAAAATACAGCAACAGCAAAACTAAACCTTGGTAATTTACCCCAAGAAAGCTTTTATCTGGAATAACTAAGGCGATAATGATTAAATAAACAGGCAATCTGGCAGAACAAGTCGTGAACGGGATGACTAAAATGGTGATGAGTCGTTCTTTCCAATTTTCGATGTTTCTAGACGCCATCACGGCGGGAATAGCACAAGCCGTTCCTGAAACTAAAGGCACAATGCTTTTTCCACTCAACCCAAATTTCTTCATAATTTTATCAGTGAGAAATACGACACGACTCATATAGCCACTTTCTTCAAGAATGCTAATAAAGAAAAACAAAAATGCGATTTGTGGGATAAAAATCACAATACCACCAATTCCTGGTATAATACCTTCGGCAATAAGTTTTGTGAACTGCCCTTCAGGTAGTGTGTTTCTTGTCCATTCACTGAAATGTGCAAAACTTTCATCGATAAAATCCATCGGATAGGCGACCCAATCATAAATCACTTGAAAAATTAAAAGCAAAATCACTGCAAAAATAAGATAACCCCAGATGCGATGCATCAACAATCGGTCTAAACTCGCCCTTAAACCTTTTGCCATATTGATGTCTTTGGTCATCGTTGATTTTAAAGTGTCGTTGATGAAAGTATATCGGGCAATAATTTCTTTTTGCTGTAAACGCTTGAGTTCAGAATCGCTTTTGGGTTCAAAACTTTTGGCTTTGTTTTTGATCTGATTGCGATCTAAATTGCCAAAATTGACATCTTGAGTAATGACTAACCAAAGCTTATAAGTGTTTTGATTCGGGAATGTTTTTTTGAGATTACCAAAATATTCGGTATCCACTCTCGATGCGTTGCAACAGGCTTCTGTAGAAAGTTGTTTATAATTTGTAATGAGAGTTTTAAGTTTGTCAAAACCCGTTTTTTTTCTTGCACTAATCAGTGCAATTTTGGTTTTGAGTTGTTTTTCAAGCTTTGGAACATCAAGGCTAATACCTTTTCGTTCCATTCTATCAGCCATATTGATGGCTAAAATTGTAGGAATTCCAAGGTCTTTAATCTGAGTGAAAAGTAATAGATTACGTTTCAAGTTTTCAACATCACTGACAACTACAACAACGTCGGGATAGTCTTTATCATTTTTGTTAAGCAAAAGCTCAATGACTATATTTTCGTCTAAAGAAGAAGCGTTTAGACTGTAAGTACCAGGTAAATCAATGATATGGGCTTTTAGAACCCGATTGAGCTTAGCGACGCCTTCTTTTTTTTCAACCGTTATGCCAGGATAGTTACCAACTTTTTGATTTAATCCTGTTAAGTTGTTAAAGACAGAGGTTTTCCCTGTGTTAGGATTGCCGACAAGTGCTACATTGATTTGCCTCATGATTATTCTTCTATGAGTTTTACTAAAATATCTCTTGCCGTTTCAAGTCTGATGGCTAAAAAAGTATCGTTGATATTAAGATATAAAGGATCTTTTATTTTAGCAATTTTGATTACTTCAACTGCATTACCTGGCAAACAGCCCATTTCGAGAAGTTTTAAAGGAATAGTCTCAGAAGAAATATCAGTAATGGTTGCCTTTTGTCCGCTTTTTAAATCGGCAATGCTCATCATTTTTATTTAGATTAAGTTGAAACAGTGCAAATTTAAAAAATCTAATTGAAGTGGACTTTAAAGTTGTGATTTTAATTTAAAGTTAACGCCCGAACTTGATTTTGGTCAGTTTTTGGTGTTTTTAATCTGCAAATAAGTATAATGTCTTGATTTCATCAGATCATTTCCAGTTGATTTTTTAGGTTAGATTTTTATAATGCTTATTGGAAAGACTATCAGGTTGAGACTCGAACAAATATGGTTTGTAATATCACTTACCTAACTTCTCAGCAATCTTATCACAAGCCTGATCAAGCATTTCATAAACCCGTTTAAAACCATCAATGCCACCAGTGTAAGGATCTGGAACGTCGCAGTTTTCACCAGGCAAAACTTCATTTAATATCAGATGAACTTTGTTGCGGTCGTTATCGTTTCTTGCCAAACTCAAGACGTCTTCGTAATTTGAATTATCCATCACATAAATGAGATCAAATCGGTCAAAATCTGAAACTTTAAATTGTCTGCATCGTTGGTCAGTGATATCTATATGGTGTTCTTTAGCAATTTTTATAGAGCGTTCGTCAGGTTTTTGACCTACGTGATAGTCATCAGTACCTGCGGAGTCTATAAAAACTTTGTTGGTGTTGACTTTGGTTTTTAAAATGCCTTCGGCGAGTGGCGAGCGACAAATATTTCCAAGGCACACCATAAGAATTTTAGTGTTCATAAATTTACTCTACTAAGCGTTTGTCAAGGTCTTCAACAAATTTTTTGAATTGCTTGTCCGTTGAAGTTAAATTGCTAACGGTTTTACAAGCGTGCAGAACGGTAGCGTGATCTCTATCGCCAATTTGTTTACCAATGCTAGCCAGCGAAGCTTTGGTCATTTTTTTGGCAAAATACATTGCTATTTGTCTGGCTTGAACGATGTGTCGTTTACGGGTTTTAGATTGTAATGTGTCCGTATCCATTTGAAAATAACTGCTTACCACTTTTTGAATGTGGTCTATAGAAATTTCTTTTTTAGAATTGTGGACATAATTATCTACGATTTTTTTTGCCAAAATCAAATCCACCTCTTCTTTATTAAATGAAGAATGAGCGATTAAGGAGATAATAGCACCTTCAAGTTCTCTGATATTACTCTTGATGTTTTGGGCAACAAAATCTATAATGTCTTTACCTATTTCTACACCATCGCGATAGAGTTTGTTGCTAATGATTTTCTTACGGGTTTCGTAATCAGGTTTGAGCAATTCTGCTGATAAGCCCCATTTAAAACGTGATAGCAAGCGTTTTTCTATTTCTTGCATATCAACTGGTGCTTTATCACTGGTTAAAATGACTTGCTTGCCATTTTGATGTAAATGATTAAAAATATGGAAAAAAACATCTTGTGTGCCTTTTTTGCCCGACAGCAATTGAATGTCATCCACAATAAGTACATCAATGACTTGATAGAAATGGATAAAGTCGTTTCTGGTGTTTTTCCTTACCGATTCTATATATTGTTGAGTAAATTTTTCAGCCGAAATGTAAAGCACAGTTTTGTTGGGGTGTTTGTCTTTAACATCAACACCAATAGCGTGAGCCAAATGTGTTTTGCCCAAACCTACACCACCAAAAACAAGTAGTGGATTAAAAGACGTGCCACCAGGTTTTGCCGAAACTGCTTTTTCTGCAGAACGAGCTAAACGGTTAGAATCGCCTTCAAGAAAATTATCAAAATTATAATTAGAATTGAGTTGTGAATCAATTTTTAAATTTCTAATACCTGGTATGACAAAAGGATTTTTTAACTCGGGATTTTTTGTGTTAAGTGCCATATTAACGTCTTGAGAATTGACTTTGCTTCGCTGTGAACTTGGTATTTTTTCTGTAAAAGCTGGCTTTTTGCCCCTTGCATTTTCCATTCTTATCACATAAATAAGCTTAGCATAATCGCCTAAAGTTTTATTAAGTGCTACGCGAAGCAATTTGACGTAGTGTTCTTCAAGCCATTCATAAAAAAATTTAGAAGGCACTTGAATACTTAATGCGTTATCAGATAGCTTAACAGCTTTTATGGGCTCAAACCATGTTTTGTATGCTTGTGGTGTGATGTTATCTTCTATAAAAGACAAACAATTTTCCCAAACTGATTCCGCAGTTTTATTCATAATTAATCTTAAATTTACAATTTTTGGAGGTGAAAATTACCCCGTTTTGATATGGCAAATATGTGAACAAATCATTTCATAAAAAAATAAAATTGCTATTGAATTTTAAGTTTTTTTTGCCTATACAAAACTTTTATAAAAATAGAAAAATAAAAGTTATTAACGTTATAAAACATGGAATATTTATATAAAATCCGCTATGCAGAAACCGACCAAATGGGTGTGGTTCATCATGCCAATTACTTGCTATACTTAGAACAAGCAAGGATTGAATGGCTCGAAAAAAAGGGTGTAAAATACTCCAATTTAGAACAAGATGGCATAATGCTACCTGTTTATAAAATTGAAATAGATTATAAAAAACCTTTGGTGTTTGGCGGTAGCGTTAAGGTTCAAGTTGAATGCTCAAAAACTCCCGATGTCAAGATTGGATTTGACTATAAATTATTAAATGACGCTGATGAAATTGTTGCGACGGCAAAAGTGATTTTAGTTTTTATATCCGCACAAACTCGCAGACCTATAAGATGTCCAAAATACTTATTTGAAATTTTGACAACTTAAGCCAATTTTAGGACGAGTCGATTAAATGCTATTATAATTTTATAGCCTAAACATTGTAGTGGAGAATGTTTAAGCTTCAATTTCCTCTTCAAGATCTTCCACCAAATCAATTTCTAACCTAAGATTGTCAATGATAAACTCTTGACGGTCAGGTGTGTTTTTGCCCATATAAAATTTTAAAATCTCTTCGATGCTTTTGTTTTTGTCAAGCATAATTGGATCAAGACGGATATCGTCACCGATAAAGTTTTTAAACTCATCAGGCGAAATTTCACCCAGACCTTTGAAACGTGTGATTTCTGGGTTTTTGCCGAGTTTTTTTATCGCTTCTCTTCGCTCATCTTCAGAGTAGCAATAAATGGTTTCCTTTTTATTTCTAACTCTAAATAAAGGTGTCTGCAAAATATACAAATGCCCTTCACGAATCACTTCTGGAAAAAACTGCAAAAAGAACGTGATGATCAACAAGCGAATATGCATGCCATCTACATCGGCATCGGTGGCAATCACAATATTGTTGTAGCGCAAATCTTCAAGCAGATCTTCAATGTTTAAAGCGGCTTGAAGCAAGTTGAATTCTTCATTTTCGTAAACAATTTTTTTGCTTAAACCATAACTATTCAAAGGCTTTCCTTTCAAGCTAAATACTGCCTGAGTATTCACATCACGAGATTTGGTAATGCTTCCACTCGCCGAATCGCCCTCAGTGATAAACAATGTGGTTTCTAAGTTTCCTGCTTTTGAAGTATCGCCCAAATGAATGCGACAATCTCTTAATTTCTTATTGTGCAAACTCGCTTTTTTAGCTCGTTCTTTTGCCAATTTTCTGATGCCAGATAAGTCTTTTCGTTCTTTTTCGGCTTGAAAAATTTTGCGTTGAAGTTTTTCTGCTGTTTCTGGATTTTTGTGCAAGTGATTGTCTAATTTTCGCTTGACAAAATCCAAAATATAAGTTCTTACCGTTGGCAATTCGCCACCCATATCGGTTGAGCCAAGTTTGGTTTTTGTTTGACTTTCAAAAACGGGTTCCATCACTTTAATGCTTACCGTCTTTGCAATAGATTTTCTAATGTCGCCAGGGTCGTATTGTTTGCCGTAAAAATCTCGAATGGTTTTTACGATAGCTTCTTTAAAAGCGGTCAAGTGCGTGCCACCTTGAGTGGTGTGTTGACCATTCACAAACGAATGATATTCCTCGCTATATTGGGCTTTGCTAAAGGTCATCGCCACCTCAATATCTTCACCTCGCAAATGTATGATTGGAAATAGTCGATCTTCAGTTCTAATATTGTCACTCAACAAATCCTTTAAACCATCTTCAGAATAAAACTTCTGTCCATTAAAAACTATGGTCAATCCAGGATTGAGATACACATAATTTTTAAGCATTTTTTCCACATATTCACTGCGGTAATTGTATTTCTTAAAAATTTCAGTATCAGGCACAAAAGTTACTTTCGTACCGCGTCGGCGAGAGGTTTCGTCTAAGTCTTCTTTGTTTTTAAGCTCGCCCAATTCAAACTCGGCTACTACCGATTTATTATCCCGATTAGACTCTACTCTAAAATATTCAGACAACGCATTCACCGCCTTTGTTCCAACACCATTCAGCCCCACCGATTTTTTAAAAGCCTTGGTGTCATATTTTCCGCCCGTATTCATTTTAGACACCACATCAACCACTTTGCCCAACGGAATGCCACGACCGTAATCTCGCACAATCACACGGTTATTTTGAATAGACACCTCAATGGTTTTGCCCACGCCCATCACATATTCATCAATCGAGTTGTCCAAAACTTCTTTCAGCAAAATATAAATGCCATCATCCGCACTCGAGCCGTCGCCAAGTTTGCCGATATACATTCCAGGACGCATGCGGATGTGCTCTTTCCAGTCCAGCGATTTAATATTATCTTCCGTGTAAGCCGTTTCTTTAACCATCAAATCAAATTTTAATGCCAAGATAAGACATGTTTTTAAAATCACGAAATTTCAAAATATATAATTTGGGGCTTCCGTCGCTCCAAAGTCGCATCGGCGGGCTTTCGGCAGTCGCTTTGCCACGCTTATGGCGTGGCAAGAGCTCCGACAATGCCTCAATCCCTAAGCCAGACCAACATAGAATGGACGGTTGTTATTGTCACTTTGTTAACTAACACAAAAAATTATATTTTAAAGAAATATCAATAATTTGCCAATAACTTTACATAATTCTATAAAAACCCTTATTTTTAGACTTCAATTTAAAGATATTACATTCTATGAATTCATATATTATTGACGGTATCAGAACACCTATTGGAAATTACAAAGGCACACTTTCACCCGTTCGTACCGACGATTTAGGGGCTTTAGTTATCAACGAAATAGTCAATCGAAATAATAACATACCAAAACATGCTTTTGATGATGTCATTTTAGGTTGTGCCAATCAAGCTGGCGAAGACAATCGAAATGTAGCACGAATGTGTTTATTGTTAGCAGGCTTGCCGTATTCAGTCCCAGGTGAAACGGTTAACCGCTTGTGTAGTAGTGGTTTATCAGCAATTATTCATGCCCATCGTGCCATAAAAACAGGCGATGGAGATTTGTTTATTTCAGGTGGCGTAGAACACATGACGCGTGGAATGTTTGCTATATCCAAAACCTCTTCGGCTTACGGAAATGACGCTAAACTCTACGATACCAGTTTTGGCTGGCGATTTGTCAACCCAAAAATGCAAGAAATGTATGGCACCGACGGTATGGGTATGACCGCTGAAAACCTTGTTGATATTCATAAAATATCTCGTGAAGACCAAGACGAGTTTGCTTATAACAGTCAAATGAAAGCTACAAAAGCTCAACAAAATGGTCGATTAGCAAAAGAAATTATTGAAGTCAAAATCCCTCAGCTTAAAAAAGACCCAATCATTTTTAAAGACGACGAGTTTATAAAACCACAGACCAAACCTGAAATTTTAGCCAAGTTAAGACCAGCTTTTCGTAAAAACGGAAGTGTTACCGCTGGCAATTCCTCAGGTTTAAATGATGGAGCAGCGGCAACAATTATAGCTTCAGACAAAGCCGTAAAACAATACGGTTTAAAACCCAAAGCCAAAATATTAAGTTCAGCCGTAGTCGGTGTTGAACCCAGAATTATGGGCATTGGACCCGTTGAAGCTTCAAACAAAGCTTTAAAAAAAGCAGGTTTGAGTCTAACAGATATGGACATTATTGAGCTTAACGAAGCCTTTGCAAGACAATCTTTGGCTTGCATACGTGCTTGGGGTCTAAAAGACAACGACCCACGTATCAATCCCAATGGTGGTGCCATAGCCATCGGTCATCCACTTGGCGTCACAGGGGCAAGACTCGCCAATACCGCCGCCTTAGAATTAGAACAAACCCAAAAAAAATACGCCCTAATCACTATGTGTGTCGGTGTCGGACAAGGCTACGCCTGTGTAATTGAGAGATGCTGAGCGTAGCGAAGTCCCGAGAGCGAAGCGATTCGGGATGTGTCGGTGTCGGACAAGGCTACGCCTGTGTAATTGAGAGATGCTGAGCGTAGCGAAGTCCCGAGAGCGAAGCGATTCGGGATGTGTCGGTGTCGGACAAGGCTACGCCTGTGTAATTGAGAGATGCTGAGCGCAACGAAGTCCAGAGAACAAAGAGATTCGGGGCTGAGCGCAGCGAAGTCCAGAGAGCAGAGCGATTCGGGAAAGTTCCAAGAGCATAGCGATGTATAATTTAAAGAAAACGAATTTTAAAACGATCTCGATGTTTAAAAAATATTTATAAATTATATTTATATTTTTTAAATATGATTTATATTTGAATAAATGCAATATTATGGCAACTTATACTTCAACACTACCTGACAAGTTATTGGCAGAATTAGACCAAACCGCCAAACAGCTTAAAATTCCAAAAAATAAGTTGATTGAAAAAGCTATAAGCTTTTATCTTGAACAAATGGATAAAGCGACTTATAAAGCTTCATTTCAAAGAGCCTCTAAAGATCCAGATATGATAGAAATGGCCGAAGAAGGTCTACAGGATTATGTAGAAATGCTTGAAAAATTTGACAATGAAGATTAGACAATCAGAAATTTGGCAAGTCTATTTTGATCCAGTTGTAGGAAACGAACAAGCTGGTAATAGACCTGCAATAGTCGTTAGTGGGAATACTATGAACAAATATTTTAATGTGTTATTAGTATGTCCATTAACTTCATCTTTAAAAAATTACAAAGGTCATCCTATTATCAAACCATCGCCAGAAAATGGTCTTCAAGCTACTTCAGAAGCTTTGGTTTTTCATATTCGCTCAATTTCTAAAAAGCGGTTTAAGAAAAAAATTGGACAAATAAACCAAACCGAATTAGGCAAAATAAAAAATACTTTAAATAAACTTTTAGATTATTAATTTCATTTAAAAACAACTATGCAAACCACACAAAGTTATATCAAAGGACAATGGACGCAGGGTCAAGGAGATGGTCAACCTATCTATGACGCTGCAGCAGAGAACATTTTACCAATATCAATATAGAAGGATTTGATATTCCTGAAGTTTTAGCTTACGGGCGAAAACACAATAAAAGTTTGAGTCAAATGACCTTTCAGGAACGTGGATTAATGCTAAAAAAACTCGCTTTTTATCTTCAAAAAAAACGAAGAGATTTATATGAAGTCAGCTATCGCACAGGAGCTACCAAACGCGATTCTTGGTTTGATATTGACGGCGGTATCGGCAACTTATTTGCCAATGCTTCGTTGAGAAAACTTTTTCCCAATTCACCTTTTGATGTGGAAGGCGACCCGATAGATTTGTCTCGTGGCGGTCGATTTATGGCACATCATATTCTTGTGCCAAAAGAAGGTGTGGCAGTGCATATCAATGCGTTTAATTTTCCTGTTTGGGGAATGTTAGAAAAATGTGCGGTCAATTGGATGGCTGGCGTACCAGCCGTGGTTTTGCCAGCACCACAATCAGCCTATTTGACCGAAGCAACTGTAAAACACATCATTGCATCAGGTATTTTGCCCGAAGGTGCACTTCAACTGATTAGTGGCACGGCAAAAAATATTTTAGACAGTGTTCAATCTCAAGATATCGTGACGTTTACTGGCTCAGCTTCTACAGGTAAATTGCTTAAAAATCATCCGCAATTACTCGAAGAGTCCGTGCCGTTTACGATGGAAGCTGATTCGCTTAATGCTAGTATTCTCGGTGAAGATGCCAAATTAGGCACGCCAGAATTTGATTTATTTATCAAAGAAGTTCGCAATGAAATGACTGTGAAGTGTGGTCAAAAATGTACTGCCATTCGCCGTATTATTGTACCTGAAAATTTGATAGATGATGTGCAAAAGGCTTTAAGTCAAGCTTTAGACAAAGTTACGATTGGCGACCCACGTTTAAAAGAAGTTCGGATGGGTTGTTTGGTGGATAAGCAACAACTGGAAAGTGTAAAATCTCAAGTTGAAAAAATCACCAAAACTGCAGAAATGGTTTATGGTGATTTTGAAAGCACCAAACTTATTAATGCTGATTTTGAAAAAGGTGCATTTATCAAACCTATTTTATTAAGAGAAAACGAACCTTTTAAAAACGAAGCCGCTCATACAACAGAAGCTTTTGGAATTGTAAGTACCTTGATGCCATATAAAACGATTGATGAAGCTGTAGAGCTATCAAAAAAAGGTAAAGGCTCTTTGGTGAGCTCAATTTTTACCAACGATGATAAAATTGCTACAGCTTATACCATTCAAGCAGCATCTCACCACGGTCGAATTTTAGCGATTAACAGAGAATCAGCCAAACAAAGTACGGGTCACGGCTCGCCATTGCCAAATTTGGTTCACGGTGGACCAGGTCGTGCCGGTGGTGGAGAAGAAATGGGCGGTAAACGCGGGATTAAGCATTTTATGCAACGTTGTGCCATTCAAGGCAGTCCAACAACATTAACCGAAATCACAGGTATTTATCAACCTAAATCGGCTTATAAGGCGTCAAAAAAACATCCTTTTGCTTACCATTGGGAAGACATTCAGCCTGGTATGTCGCTTGAAACGCATAAACGCACTTTAACCGATTCGGACATCATTAATTTTGGAAATTTAACTTGGGATCACTTTTATGCTCACACTGATATCACTTCACTTGAAGGTAGTATTTTTGAAAAACGCACAGCTCACGGCTATTTCATCATATCAGTCTTTGCAGGATTGTTTGTTTATCCCAACAAAGGACCCGTTGCCGCCAATTACGGACTCGATGATATTAGGTTTTTAAGACCTTTGTACCATAATGATACCATTTATGTGCGATTAACTTGTAAACAAAAAGTTGATCGAGAGCCAAAAGGTAAGGAGTTGCCTAGCGGAATCATTAAGTGGTATGTTGAAGTTTTTGATGCGATGGAAGACGATCCCGAAGACAAATTAGTTGCCGTGGCGACGATACTCACTATGGTTCAAAAAAAGCAAACCACTTTTCCTGAAATAAGTCGGAATTATTTAGAAGAAAAATTAAAACTACTCAAGCCTGACACCAAACCCAAATGGGGAATGATGACGGCTCAACATATGATTGAGCATTTAGAATACGGTTTAAAAATAGCCAAAGGCGATATTCAAGATTTTGAAATAGCTACTCCAGAAGATCATCTTGATAAAGTTCAGGAAACTTTGTATAATTATGAAAAAATGCCAAAAAATTATAAGATGCCATTGATGAATGAAGGAAAGTTAGAAGACTTGCAACACGGTGATTTAACAACGGCAAAAGAAGCCTTATTAAAAGCTTATGACAAATTTCATCTTTATTTTAAGGAAAACCCAGATGCTATTACTAAAAATGCGGTATTTGGAGAACTCAACTATTTTGAATGGAAACTCTTAAACCGTAAACATTTTCATCATCACTTTGAGCAGTTTGGATTGGTCTAAA
This genomic window from Flavobacterium sp. CS20 contains:
- a CDS encoding acetyl-CoA C-acyltransferase is translated as MNSYIIDGIRTPIGNYKGTLSPVRTDDLGALVINEIVNRNNNIPKHAFDDVILGCANQAGEDNRNVARMCLLLAGLPYSVPGETVNRLCSSGLSAIIHAHRAIKTGDGDLFISGGVEHMTRGMFAISKTSSAYGNDAKLYDTSFGWRFVNPKMQEMYGTDGMGMTAENLVDIHKISREDQDEFAYNSQMKATKAQQNGRLAKEIIEVKIPQLKKDPIIFKDDEFIKPQTKPEILAKLRPAFRKNGSVTAGNSSGLNDGAAATIIASDKAVKQYGLKPKAKILSSAVVGVEPRIMGIGPVEASNKALKKAGLSLTDMDIIELNEAFARQSLACIRAWGLKDNDPRINPNGGAIAIGHPLGVTGARLANTAALELEQTQKKYALITMCVGVGQGYACVIERC
- a CDS encoding ribbon-helix-helix domain-containing protein yields the protein MATYTSTLPDKLLAELDQTAKQLKIPKNKLIEKAISFYLEQMDKATYKASFQRASKDPDMIEMAEEGLQDYVEMLEKFDNED
- the paaZ gene encoding phenylacetic acid degradation bifunctional protein PaaZ, with the protein product MPEVLAYGRKHNKSLSQMTFQERGLMLKKLAFYLQKKRRDLYEVSYRTGATKRDSWFDIDGGIGNLFANASLRKLFPNSPFDVEGDPIDLSRGGRFMAHHILVPKEGVAVHINAFNFPVWGMLEKCAVNWMAGVPAVVLPAPQSAYLTEATVKHIIASGILPEGALQLISGTAKNILDSVQSQDIVTFTGSASTGKLLKNHPQLLEESVPFTMEADSLNASILGEDAKLGTPEFDLFIKEVRNEMTVKCGQKCTAIRRIIVPENLIDDVQKALSQALDKVTIGDPRLKEVRMGCLVDKQQLESVKSQVEKITKTAEMVYGDFESTKLINADFEKGAFIKPILLRENEPFKNEAAHTTEAFGIVSTLMPYKTIDEAVELSKKGKGSLVSSIFTNDDKIATAYTIQAASHHGRILAINRESAKQSTGHGSPLPNLVHGGPGRAGGGEEMGGKRGIKHFMQRCAIQGSPTTLTEITGIYQPKSAYKASKKHPFAYHWEDIQPGMSLETHKRTLTDSDIINFGNLTWDHFYAHTDITSLEGSIFEKRTAHGYFIISVFAGLFVYPNKGPVAANYGLDDIRFLRPLYHNDTIYVRLTCKQKVDREPKGKELPSGIIKWYVEVFDAMEDDPEDKLVAVATILTMVQKKQTTFPEISRNYLEEKLKLLKPDTKPKWGMMTAQHMIEHLEYGLKIAKGDIQDFEIATPEDHLDKVQETLYNYEKMPKNYKMPLMNEGKLEDLQHGDLTTAKEALLKAYDKFHLYFKENPDAITKNAVFGELNYFEWKLLNRKHFHHHFEQFGLV
- a CDS encoding type II toxin-antitoxin system PemK/MazF family toxin, producing MKIRQSEIWQVYFDPVVGNEQAGNRPAIVVSGNTMNKYFNVLLVCPLTSSLKNYKGHPIIKPSPENGLQATSEALVFHIRSISKKRFKKKIGQINQTELGKIKNTLNKLLDY